A genomic segment from Syngnathus scovelli strain Florida chromosome 3, RoL_Ssco_1.2, whole genome shotgun sequence encodes:
- the imp4 gene encoding U3 small nucleolar ribonucleoprotein protein IMP4 yields MLRREVRLRREYLYRKAQEDRLRTIEEKKQKLKGALDENCLLPTEVRKDALQLQKLLEYDDDGAEGVSSHMDDEYKWAGVEDPKVMVTTSRDPSSRLKMFAKEVKLMFPGAQRMNRGNHEIPTLVRACKANNVTDLVMIHETRGQPDGLVVCHLPFGPTAYFTLYNVVMRHDVLDIGTMSEAYPHLIFHNFTSRLGKRVSNILKYLFPVPKEDSRRVITFANQEDFISYRHHTYKKTDHKNIELTEVGPRFEMKLYMIKLGTLENEDTADVEWRHHAYTHTSKKRRFLSVQSV; encoded by the exons ATG CTTCGTCGAGAGGTCAGACTGAGGCGGGAGTACTTGTATAGGAAGGCACAAGAAGACAGGCTCCGAACAATCGAAGAGAAGAAACAGAAGCTGAAGGGTGCTCTCGATG AAAACTGTCTGCTTCCAACTGAGGTACGCAAAGATGCATTGCAGCTCCAGAAACTtttggaatatgatgatgatggcgCAGAGG GTGTCAGCTCACATATGGATGATGAGTACAAATGGGCTGGAGTTGAAGATCCCAAAGTCATGGTCACCACTTCCAGAGACCCGAGTTCTCGACTCAAAATGTTTGCTAAG GAGGTAAAGTTGATGTTTCCTGGAGCTCAACGCATGAACAGGGGCAACCATGAGATTCCTACACTGGTGCGAGCCTGCAAAGCCAACAATGTCACTGACCTTGTCATGATTCACGAAACCAGAGGACAGCCAG ATGGCCTCGTGGTGTGCCACCTACCATTTGGACCCACAGCATATTTCACACTTTATAATGTGGTAATGAGGCACGATGTCCTAGACATAGGCACCATGTCTGAGGCCTACCCCCATCTCATCTTTCACAACTTCACCTCACGGCTTGGCAAGCGG GTATCCAATATCCTCAAGTATCTTTTTCCAGTGCCGAAAGAGGACAGTAGGCGTGTAATCACATTTGCCAACCAAGAGGACTTCATCTCTTATAG ACATCACACATATAAGAAAACAGACCACAAGAACATAGAACTGACAGAAGTGGGGCCCAGGTTTGAAATGAAGT TATACATGATCAAATTGGGCACACTGGAAAATGAGGACACAGCAGATGTTGAGTGGCGACACCATGCATATACGCACACATCCAAGAAAAGAAGGTTTCTCAGTGTCCAatcagtttaa